GTGCTGGGCGGGGCACAATTCACAGCcgggaggaggagatggagaagcagtgATTCTGTGCACCACAGCAGGCGGCGGCTGCTGCAggccctgcctcccacctctcAGCAGTTCCAGGTCTGATGAGGATCTTCAGGTCAACGGCGCTCGGGGTCAGTGGGCCCACAGGAGCaatggtggagggtggggagcaggatgGCCCACAAGTCAACGTCTTGACTGGgccacatggatttttttaattgtaaaaataacattatagaaatgtttataatagtaaaaaaaaaaaaatcatagaaacttACTACCGCAACAGTGTTTCCCTGGACTTTTCCTTCACTGACTTGAAACGACCTAAgtgtctgatttttttatttaacattatctCCAAAGTAATGATATTAGTTAGTTATGATTAGTTAAGAAAGCAGGGGCGTTTGAAGCAAGCAGCATTTCAGGGTCCCAGGTAGGGGGTTCCTTTGGTGGTGCAAATGCTAGAGGCTTAGCCTGGGACCTCTCTACACCAGAGCCCTGGGCGTGGCTAACCTGGGCTGTGTGGAGACCTCGTCCCCAGGAGGattctaaccccccccccccccccccccccccccccccgttcctgTAAAAGCAGCACAGGAAGGCCCGCCTGGTGCACCTCCACTCAGGTCCCCGAGGGAGCATGAGAAAGAGACTAAAGGTGCTGTCTAAGGACCAGACTACTCAGATCCCCTCTCAGCCTGCCTTCCTCAAATTTCTGTATCTACCACACCGGAAACCTGAAAGAAATGCCTGAGACCCCACTGCCCTTTCAGCCCAGGACCAGGTGAAAGAATTAAATAAGGGTCAAAGAAATCCTCATCTAAAACAGTTGCTACATGACCTCAGCCTCTGGATTGAGTCGCTGCTTCTGAACAGGAAAGCACCAAGGGGCGGTCTGGCCAAACAAGGAGCCATTTCCTCTCAGGCAAACCTGGCCACATGGGCAAAGACCTCTTTCAGAGCCACACGGCCACCTCCTGGCCCTCAGGGGCTTTCCTCCTGGCTTCAGCTGTGCCATCAATTCTTTGAGAAGATGCTACTGGGCTGCCAATGGGTGGGCGGAGGTGGGTGGAAGTTGCTGGATACTGGGAAGTGGACTACAGTCTCTGGGGACCAAGTCCTTCAAACGCAGCACCTACCATAGTGTCAAGACCACAACATATGttcaataatattaaaataatgattgcATGAAACTGAATTAACAAGAAACCcaaacccaaaggaaaaaaaaaagttctagaggAAGGAAGTGTGTAAGGATGCATGGGGGAGGGCTGCTCCGTAACTAGCTTGGGTCTGGAGCCCTTGCTGCTCCCCAGAACTTCCTTGGGCCACTCTAATGCCTTCTTCCATACACAGAAGCCTTGGAGGTCTATGGGACCTCTACACTCACAGGGAAGTGAGCAGACTGAGGATGAGGTTGTGTGTTTAGACTGCGTGCTGGGGGCGGGAGAAGCATCACAGAACTCACAGGCTGCACAGGGTCTCATTCCCAGTCCAGGGGCAGACACTGAGGCCAGCCTGGCGCCCGGGGCTGCTGTGCCCTATCGCTCTCAGGAGCAGAAGGCCAGTGCAGGTAGCTCCCTACCCCAGGGCCATTCACATTTCTCTCACACAGGTAATCCATGTTCATTATGGAAATATGCCACATCACTCTTTATTGGATGCTAGTGCCAACACTGGCCCCCTTCTCTCCATGGACAGGGGCACGTGAGCAAGGGGCTCCGTCCCCCGGGCGGGATGCAGTGGAAGCCTGGCCCCATTACTGCTCTCCTAGGGCCAgcaccctcctcagtgcctgggGCTGCTTGCTCAGGTTTGTTCAAACTCCTGTTCACAGTAGCCTACATTGAGGGGCTGGGCCTGGACACCTCGCCTGCAAGAGGACATGAAGAAACAGGGCAAGATCAGCCACTCAGATGGGGTCAGTCCAAGGCCCCAGCAACACCTCTGTCACAACCAACAGTCTCCTTTTCCCCTATTTCGGTAGATCTCTAACTGCGGCTGTACACCAGAAGGACTCAGGGACTCTCACTTCCAGAGAGTCTTACTTGGCCTGGGGTCACATGTTGGCAAGAACAGGCGCCCCAGGTGATTCCAACACAGGGATGTCCAGGAATTTTGGGAAACACCTATTTCTACCCTGCCAGTCACTATACCTGAGTCCCAAACAATGCAATACCGTTAGAAAGAGCTCATGTCTAAGGGTTACCTAGTGCTAAAGGCCCAGAGCCCCCCTTTAATGGCTCAAATCCTATAAAAGCAGCAGCGGTGGGGGACCAATGCGCTGTCCTGTTCATGCACAGGGCGTGGACATGAAATCCAGTTCAGCCGTGCAAGTTCCAGGATGTGACCAATCTCCATAGGGGACCTCTGGGCATGCCTGCTTCGTTATTCACATGTGCAACGTGCTAAGAGACGGTAAGGGACTAGCTCAAAGTTGCCCACTGAATTGCACACACTTGAAGCCTAGACCTTGCCATGCTGGCTCTCAGCTCTGCACTAGGCTGAGTCCTCCAGGTTCTCCACACTTAGTCAACGAATAAATTAGGGAAATGGACCACCTTATGCAGGCCCAACCCCAACAGTGGCACAGGCGTCATGAGAGGCCATAATCGCATGATGGCTAAGGGCAGAGACTTTGAAGTTGGCTTGGACCGAATTCTGCTTCTGAGTGATTTGGGGCTTTACTTAACTTCTCGGCACCTCAGATGCCTATCTCTAAAGTGAGGCTAAACTACCTACCTTCCAGAGTTGTGGTCAAGACTCAATGAAATAATGCCTATAAAGGGCTCAGCATGGTGCTTGCCACAAAGTCAGCCTCTGTAAGCATCAGcttttattggtattttttttccagtcagtATGCCCCCAACTGGCTCCCCCTACTGCGGGAAGGCCCCCCACAGCCTGCCTGCTTACCTTAGTAGCTCACAGCGGAATTGTGTCAAACGTTTAAAGGCAGAGTCCAGGTTAGTCACCAACTTGTTGCTCCACAGCCTCTCAGCGACAGCCCCTGCTCTGGGCCTAGAGGGAAAGATCATGCACCAGGTCGGCTTCTGTATTCCCTGCAAGGGTGCTGGACACCCACAGGCTGCCGCCTCTTATTTAGGCACCCTGGATTCCGGGCCAAGGTTATTCACAGCAACAAcctggctggggggcaggggagggggctcctAGGGATTTCTAGGGCTCAGCTCCAACTTCATTAAGATGTGGGTTGTGATCACACTTTCCTCCTCTCCCAAAGATATGGAACCAGAGTAAGTTGTAAAGGCATCATGAACTGTTATTGACAGTAGCAGCAGGTGTTCTCAAAATGTACAGCTCCTTCTTTCTCAGGCCTGGAAGGAGGGTACTTGTCTGGGGGTGACTGGACAGGAGTGAGTCTACAGGGGAGAACCCACATCCATAAGCCCAACCACCCACATCCTCAGGAAACCCTTACCAGAGTCTGGGGGCCAGATTTGTGCTGTCCACATACTCTCCCCACATACAGGCCTCTCCACCAATCACTAGAGCCTTCTGCTGAGGACTtcctgagagaaaacaaaaaacaacaggctgctggggcgggagggggtggggagggtgcaaCCCTAGGGTTTCCCTTCAACTACCTTCCCAATGTAGCCCTCTCTTCAGATAGGTCGTCTCAGCTAACCTGAAAGGTCTAGCCCAGACCCTCCATCTCCTGCACTGTGCACCAGCGCAGCCTCCTTTGGTCAGCAAGGAGAGCTCCCTGCTTCACCTTTAAATTCCAGGGGCTCCACCATGTAGATTTCACTCCAGTCAGGGCCATAAGTTATGTGATTCAGGTACCAgggggcagagagcagggcaCGGAAGCCAGCTTTGGTGATCAGCTCCATCTCCTTCACATAGTGTACTGGCATCTCTTCTCGCCATACCTGAATGATTGTATCCGGCCGAACCTGTCACAAGATAATGGCACATAGCTGAGGGTATTTCTGGCCCTCATGCTTATGCAAACTAGCCAGGCCAAGTGGTATGTGCCCGCTCTGCTCTCACGCAGCAAATATTTATCTGTGACTCCTAACCATTGAGCTCCTAGCCCGGTGCAGAGGCCAAGGATTCTGTAGGCCCTAGGAGTCCTCCCTGCTGCTTCCATCCCCAGTCCTTCTGCAGCCATAATGGGACAGTAATACCGGCTGTGAGCTAAGGGAGACAAGCAGTGGGGCCTAGCAGACTCATCAAGAACTAACACGCCCAAGAATCTCCGGGTGTTTCTGAGGATGAGACAAGGTTCCTGCAGAGCTTCTGTATCTGGCAAGAGACTGGGACCTAAGTGATCAGCAATGAAGGGAAGCAGCCCTGTTCCCAGATCTGGAAGACCTTAGTCTATGACTCAGAAAGGAAAACCCAACCCAGCATGCCAGGCTCAGGAATCCTAAGTAGTCTCAGTTTGTGGTGAGGGAAGATGGACAGATGTTCTGACACTCACACCCAGGGCTCATACCTCTGCGACCTTTctgagggggaaaggagagatggTCCCCCAGTGCTCTGCACATTAAAGCCTAATCCAAAGCCAGGAAGGATCGATCTGTgcagaggcagggaagggctGAGAGACCAGAGGGAGGTACTACAGGTGGCtcgttctctctctgcccctggctCACCTTTACTTTATTATCAAACACTTCCTGCCACACCACATAGCCCTTGTCATAGGCAGAGACGATGTTCAGCAGCCTAGAGAGTAAAGAAAGGGTCTGCTCAGCTCAAATAGGTTCTAGGATGTTGGTGCCAGTGCTCCAGGGGTTGAGGCTAAGAGCCCACTCCTGATTGAGCAGTGTCTTCCCTAGTTGGGAACTGACTACTCCACAGCTGCAAAGATAGGGCAAAGTATCCCTTCAAGGGCCCAGAAAGTGGTCAAGCAGGGCCTGACCCTGGTATGGAAAGTGAGGACCCGAGACATAACACCAAGAAACCCtgcccaccctccttccttcctcacgTCTGGATGTAGTAGGACTCCAGCTGCTTAAAGTCACTGCCAAAGCCTTTTTCCTTCATAAAGTTCTGGATATCTGGGTTGGACTTCCTAAATcccaagagaaaatgaagattaaTTATTTCAACATCCCCAAAGCCCAAAGCTTGGGGATTAGTCACCTGGCTTCCCACAACTTCCTTTTGCACTTGAGAAACCAATCAACTTTGGATCTCAGAGGCCCCAAATATGCAGGTGTGGCCGACCAAAGCTATGTGAAGGGGGCCACTGACACAGGCTGAGAAAGGAGGAGTTTGGATCCCAAGAGCTTTAAATGTAAACTCTCAACAAGAACATGTATTAACCTGCCTGGTCTACGGCATGTGGCTCTGAGGTCGTGGGTTTGAGGCTCTGGCACCGGATTCTGGTTTCCCTGTTTTATTCTCTACTCAGGCAtattctgcttttttcccccttaccaTATATTCTTTATTCCAGCTGGCCACAAGTCTTGCTGTTACCTGCTGCAGCTCCTTCCCCCAAGAACGTTTACATTTCACTCACATTTCCTCCTGGAAtgttttccccctccctccacttctcAAAAAGCCTATTTCCCCAGATCCAGCTCTACGGTCCACTTCTCAGAGAAGCCCATCAACCTCCTTTGAGCTAAGTAGATCTGATGGTTTGGACCTTACGGTTTAATACTGACTAGACACTTTCATATATTAGTCTCAAATTCATCTGTGTTTTGACTCTTTAACCAGACTATTTCAGAAAGGCGAggattatttttctctatcttgGACTTTCCCAAGACCATTCTCTGCTCGGACCTGGTTCTTCCGTAAGTATATCGAGGATATGAAAGGAGGAAGGGACAGTTTCACATTTATAGCCTTGCCAAAATCAGGTAGGGCCCCTATTAGGTCGACAGAGGAATAGCCCAAGACCTGAGCCGTCTGGACTGAGACAGACTGTTCAGAGAGGTTAGCCCCTGAGGAGCACCTGAGATAGGTAGCCTCTTAGGCGCTAACCTCTATGCTGAGTGAGCAGCTCATCAGGTAGGGATGAAAGATCAAAGGGATCATACCAGCAGGTGAAATCAACCTCATCTCCTCCAAGGTGAAgataaaaatctggaaagacagaGCTGACCTCCAAGAAAAACGAGCTCATGAATTCATAGGTACTGTTGAGAATGGGATTCACTGGTCCAAAGGTGCCAGAAGGATGAGACCCAGAGTAGCAAGGAGTCAATAATCCAGGGACACCTAAGCCGACAGAGAACCCCACATAAGCGTCACAAATACATAGACCCCCAAGCAGTCATACACTTACGGACATTAAGGTGTACAAGGTAAGATAATCGTGTTCATAAACATTACATGCACATAGGGAGGGACCACCAGGCACGCACGACACTGGTGATCATGAGTCTTTAGTCacagtcaaagaaataaaaatatatcctcGATCATAATCAGAGGTTGGGTTACAGCCAGACAGCTATCACATACTCTGGCCCTGACACACTGCTTCCAGCAGGGGTCACCCTTGCTCCCTAAGGGGGCTCTCGTACCAcctttgtgggggggggggaggaggaaggagactgCCCAATTCAGCCAAATTGGCAAGATCTTTCTTCCACTCTAGGGCGCAACGTGCAAGAGCATCACAAGGGCATCTGAGAAGAATCTGCCCATAGTTTAATAATAAACAGTAGCCTCTTTTGTCCAAAGTAGGTTCTGGCTATCTAAATTCCCAGGTGGAAGATGAGATGGGAAACATTCTTCCAGGGACCAGGGCAGGGGCATAGTACATCCAAGAGTCCAATGCCCTGAAGCCCACCTAGGGGGATCAGTAGATTCTCTCAATCCGACATTATTCTTACCTGGTCCCCAGGACAGAGTGTGGCCAGGAGTGTCAAACTCTGCCAACACACGGATACCCCGAAGCCGTGCATATTCAATCACCATCTTTACATCCTGTGCTGTGTAGATATGGGTGGCAGGATTGTAGGATCCCTGAAAGGCACAAGACACCCTTAACAATATCACTTCTTGAAGGCTAGCAGAATAGAAGATACTAAAAATGCATCCAGGACTCCCTGCACCTCAGAAAGTCTACCCACAGCTCTTTGGTATCAGGGACCATCTCCTAGGATCTTTTAATTTCCCACAAGCTAGCACATCTATTGCTTTATCTGAGCATCATAATGCCAATGAGACAATAAGGCAGGCACACAGCAggatataaacaaacaaaaagaaaatgagaccaGGAGAGATTATCTTTCACAGAGAAAATTAATGGCAAAGTTCGGACACTCAAACTTAGGTCTCCTGGTTCCAAATCCAGTGCCCTTCCCCTAAGTCAGCGTGTCCCTGAATCTGGCTGGTTAGGATGAGAGCCAGTGTCCTTGCCAGCAGGGCCATAGCCAGGCTCAGACATCAATCCATAAACTTGCTCTTGGAGAAATTGAGACATACCTTTCTGGTGAGCTCTGGAAAAGTGTAGCTGTCATATGGGAAGGAAGAGTCATCAACCAGATGCCAGTGGAACACATTGAATTTATTGTATGCCATGGCGTCCTGTAGATCAGAGCACACACTGTGAACTCATCACAGCTTCTCCAGTTTCGGCCTCAAACTTGGGAAGGTAGGCAGACTGGCAGGCTGCTCCACATACCCCAATAGGCTCAAACTGCCCCAGCTTCCTGATAAATGTTTATAGGGTCTATCTATCAAATCTTCCCATCAGGGAATGTCTTGCCATAGAGGGAAGACCTAGCACATTTCTTCTCCCAGGGCACATCTAAAGATGTCTGACAGAGGCATTACTTCCCCTTTTTGAGATGTGTTTTAGCCACACTGAGAGGACAGCTGAAACTATGTGGTACCCTGGTCTTCCAAAAAGCACCACAATACCTCAAAGACTAATATTTCTTCCCGCCATTTGTTCTGAGTTGCCTAACATTTATCCAAACTGTGAAGTCTACTGTTGAATTTAGTAGCCCCATAACCCACAAATCTCAGAGGCCAGGACTGATGAATGTGTCCACTCCTTTGATTCCACCAGAGGAGCAAAGGTAGACACGAGCTGGATCGCAACTGTAAGATAAGACTGGCCATCAAACTCAAGAAAGATAGGAACATCCTGTGCTACAGCTTTTGAACATCTGTTTCCTATGACCTTGTCCTTaactaaacaaaaataagctCGGCTTGATCAAAGAAGCCAATTCCTCAAACCACCTTCTGCATTCCTGAAGATGACAAGGACATTGGTCCAGAGTAGCCAGTGAGGTAGCTttaaatcattcctttttttcttagagtggatcatcttttccattttctctagGAGCTCATAAAGTTACACATATTCCCTCTGTAACTCTTTAGGAATGTGGCAATGGGTCTACCCCTTACCGCATCACCCCAGAACACTAAGGGCAAAGATGGCCTTAAGGCCCGGGTACCAGAGTGTCCATGATGGTAGTCAGTGGCAGGTAATGGCGAGACGTATCCAACAACAACCCCCGGTGGGAGAAGCGGGGGAAATCTTCAATCTCGGTCTTGTTGATAAGGAACTGTGCAGACCAAACATTTAACATGTCAGGATTCAATGGGAACTCACcatggagggtggagggggatGAGGAAAAGTCTCCTGATCCTTCAAAAGCCAATCTATGACTGTTTTGCAGAGCAGCTATCTCCCCAAATCCCCACATCTCAATGACCACAAGCAGGCACTGTCGGAGGGCAAGAGTCCCATGCTAGCTAGATATAGCTGTCCCATACACCACTCAGCCTACAATTTCTGGATTTTCACTGttaatctgttttctttaaaGCAGTGTGGTCTCAAGATCATTACTAAATAATGACTCAGAGGAACTAAATTACAGTGATTCCAAACAGGCCAAATCTACCAAACCAGTTTCCACCCATGTCTTCTAATTCTTATTGGGGCCATTTTGAACCACCAGGAACCTGTCTAAGGCAAAGTAAATTATTCCTAGGACTCTCAACACTGGGAGCAAATCCCAGAGATTTAAAAGGAACCCTTTTTGAGGGCCCCCACTTACCATGCCCTCTGGAGATCTCCAAACAAGTTGGCTAAAAGTCTCCAGACCTATGGGGAAGTAGAGAGGCACGGTAAAGGCTTAGGGAGGTGGGAAAAGAGATGCACCCATTTGGCAGGTTCCCAATGTGGCAGAGGAGAATGCTTGGACACACAGTAAAAGTGGATATAGTATGGGCTTGATGAGTCTCAACACTGATGCAAAGAGTATACTAGGAAGccagtatttatttttactctattttattttgggaggTGGCAGTGTAAGGGGTTTTAGTGCCTCTTGTAGGAACACACTAACCTTCAAAATCCACATACTTCTTATCCATATTCCCTAAGTCTTGAACTCACAAGAGCATTGAGAGAGGCCAAAATGTCTGCTTGTGAGTACAGATGCGGGGACAAGCCAGCTCACATGGGTTAAGGCTTTCCATGATTAATACTGATCAggagctgagaaaaagagatcCTCAACCTACTACCCCTGCTATTATCCCAGACTGAATTATGGAAAAGTGATCGTAAGCTTAAGTCTCCAAGGAGCCTGGGTCCACAGCAGGATCCAGAAGACAAAGAATCATCCACCTTTCTTCTTGAGACCTTGAGAAGGGAACCAGCTATAGGGAGCTGAGGTATAGCCAGCAGCAACTGGCCCAGAAGGACCACCCTAGTCCACTGGACACAAACCCCTACTGGATTTTGGCAAGGCCTGAGTGCAGGCATCCTGAATCCAGAGCATTATATGTTCTCAACAGCTGGAGTCCCTTTTCTGAAAACCCATTAGAAGGATTTCCAGAGTCCCCAGATTTCAGAATGAAAGAATTTGAGATCTTTTTCAGCATCTGCTTCGAGGTCGACTGTTCCTATCTGCTTtggcttctttcttctctgattCTGACATCCAGAATCCTGGAGTCCTCAGATTTCC
This region of Canis lupus baileyi chromosome 32, mCanLup2.hap1, whole genome shotgun sequence genomic DNA includes:
- the HEXA gene encoding beta-hexosaminidase subunit alpha isoform X1, which gives rise to MAASGLWLPLLLAAALAGRAAALWPWPQYIQTSEAHYAIFPHDFQFRYHSSSAAQPGCSVLDEAFQRYRDLLFSSRAWYPPEPTRKLHALEKNSLVVLVVTPGCNQLPSLESLENYTLTINDDHCFLLSETVWGALRGLETFSQLVWRSPEGMFLINKTEIEDFPRFSHRGLLLDTSRHYLPLTTIMDTLDAMAYNKFNVFHWHLVDDSSFPYDSYTFPELTRKGSYNPATHIYTAQDVKMVIEYARLRGIRVLAEFDTPGHTLSWGPGVPGLLTPCYSGSHPSGTFGPVNPILNSTYEFMSSFFLEVSSVFPDFYLHLGGDEVDFTCWKSNPDIQNFMKEKGFGSDFKQLESYYIQTLLNIVSAYDKGYVVWQEVFDNKVKVRPDTIIQVWREEMPVHYVKEMELITKAGFRALLSAPWYLNHITYGPDWSEIYMVEPLEFKGSPQQKALVIGGEACMWGEYVDSTNLAPRLWPRAGAVAERLWSNKLVTNLDSAFKRLTQFRCELLRRGVQAQPLNVGYCEQEFEQT
- the HEXA gene encoding beta-hexosaminidase subunit alpha isoform X2 translates to MDSGAAASSGGGKLHALEKNSLVVLVVTPGCNQLPSLESLENYTLTINDDHCFLLSETVWGALRGLETFSQLVWRSPEGMFLINKTEIEDFPRFSHRGLLLDTSRHYLPLTTIMDTLDAMAYNKFNVFHWHLVDDSSFPYDSYTFPELTRKGSYNPATHIYTAQDVKMVIEYARLRGIRVLAEFDTPGHTLSWGPGVPGLLTPCYSGSHPSGTFGPVNPILNSTYEFMSSFFLEVSSVFPDFYLHLGGDEVDFTCWKSNPDIQNFMKEKGFGSDFKQLESYYIQTLLNIVSAYDKGYVVWQEVFDNKVKVRPDTIIQVWREEMPVHYVKEMELITKAGFRALLSAPWYLNHITYGPDWSEIYMVEPLEFKGSPQQKALVIGGEACMWGEYVDSTNLAPRLWPRAGAVAERLWSNKLVTNLDSAFKRLTQFRCELLRRGVQAQPLNVGYCEQEFEQT